The DNA segment taagcttaccgatatttttttccaaaatatccgccgatatatcttcgatatatccgatatatctccgatatatccgatatatctccaatatatccgtaaaatcgaagtaccgatatatccgtgattagcAATATTTTCATTCTTGATATTGACTAATATAACTAGAGTAAATTTGTTTTCgataagttcaatttaattataatgattgatattaatatattacttttaatttaatagaaaaagtaaaatattttaccttttaaagattttttctattcaactaaaaaataaacatcacctaaaacatatttaaaaatataaaaaaaaacattaataacattttaagttcctaaatataattttgttttacaaagaatttgaaaaaatgtttttaaaaatagttttatggaGCCTTTTCAAAAACTCTTCACAATAGGACCTCActataactaatttttatttttattttagtacaTCTTAATTATCTCTTGGAGATATAAAACATGATTAATTTTGTGAGAGAAAATAAGGTATTTgttattttagtttataattGCCTACCAAACACCttgaatataattatttttttaagtggataataaaaatatgatccTTATTACAAGTATTATGGAAAGTTTGAAACTagggaaaaatagaaaaacaaaagaaaaaagtggataaaaaaataatagttttttttgttaggttttattaattttattcatatttcatataaaaataaagaatttaaaatatataatttataaaattttcactatatttcatcttttctaaattctttggagcttaataatttttatgttaagCAATCCAAATATCATATGAGTTTAAtttgatctaaaaaaaaaacatcacttctcattaaatattattagcATTCACAAATCTATGAGATTGTTAATCAAACCACgtacaagtaaaaaataaagaaaaatatgagatttttaaTATGATTGGACAATCAATATGATCATGAAGTGTATTAACACTCAATAAttcactaataaaaaaaaatgacataatgataaagttttcaaaaaacaccTGTCAATTGGTACtttcttaaaaaaatcttaaaaaacaTAATAGAGTTAAATATATAACGAAGATAAACTTGACCTCGACATCTTTAATCACAATTATAACAAGTccctaaatataaatattatgatgaaatatataattgtaacttttttttaatattctaataatttgatgtgaaaaaaagaagaagcaatTCTTCTTACACAAAAGGCACAACATGCAAGCCGAAGAACATTCTTATACTTACAGTTAACTAACCTGAATAAAGGATTTCTTTTGGCTAGCTTACCTAATGTGTCAAGGGTAGTCACCTCCTATGTTAGTccaattgaaatttgaaaaataatttgtatattaaaatataaataaaatcaatattgGCAGGCTCCAACTCCATCCCCTGTACCTCATTCAATATCCAGTACTTTTTATGTTTCTGATTTTCTTTTAGTAAGAGAAGCTTCCACTAGATGTAGGAAATGAGGGCATATGCACTGAATATGGCAGTGGCAGTTatagttggatttttttttaatttatttttcttgtcaatCCCCTCTTAATGTAgcataattccaaaaaaaaaaaaaatgatttaatattattatttatttaaataagtcATATTTGTTtagaaaagtgaaaattttttgaaatagataTGGCCTTGTCgatgactttttaaaaaaacatgtttttgcctttttattaaaaaaaaacgtattttataataaaaaatatgatattttcaaaaaaatattttttaactgttttcaaaaaaactttttttaaaaaataattttaaaaacatggataatgattaaaatagagtattatatataaaaaattattttaaccatatttaaaaaataaaaaaatatgttaataaaattttacGCTCTTAGATGGAATCTTGTGtttcaaaagcatttgaaaaaatgtttttaaaaattattttcaaaaatagttttatggAACCTTTTTGAAAACTCTTCACAATAGAATCTCACTAcaagtcatttttgtttttagtcATTTTAATTATCTCTTGGACATATAAAACGTAGTTAATTTTGTGGGAGAAAATAAGGTATTTGTTATTTTAGTTCATAATGCGCTACCAAACACCTtgaatataattgattttttaagtggataataaaaatatgatccTTATTACAAGGATTATGGAAAGTTTGAAAgtagagaaaaaatagaaaaataaaagaaaaagtggataaaaaaataataataatagtttttctgtttaagttttattaattttattcatatttcatataaaaataaaaaatttatactatataatttctaaaatttttattatatttcatctTCTCTAAATTCTTAACACTAAATACTCTCTATATTCAATAATCCAAACACCATACGAGTTTAATTTGGTGTCAAAAAAGAAGACCGTTtctcattaaataaattttacacCCCCATGacacaaaaataattcaatcaaatgtatttttttaaatgattttcgcTCAAATTacatatcttattttaattagtaaaaaatctaaaattttttgaaaatgatgacATCTAAGTTGATGAATATGTGTATACacaaataagattaaaatataaaaatacaaaaaatgagagctaaaattatatttacattAACGATACATTttgaatagaaaacaaaaaattacacTCCACTAATATAATCCATCCatcataaaatgatattttttggTATTGTAATCAGACTCGTCATAAATCATATTATTCTTAATTATGCCTGATTTAAAgttctaatataaaattttcgaTCATCATCAAGTCACAATGCCAACTGATTTCACATCCAGCTTTAattgaattaatattaatagtCCTACTGAACGCGTAAGTACAAAATATTAATCAATTTTACCGAGTATATCTAACCGAGTAATTCAGCGTTGACTGAATGCGCACGTGGCTCACAAGGCTGAAAAAATCGTTGGTGTGAATCCGTTTACTTCGGGCCTTTCTTCGTCTTACTCGCTTCGATGTCTGTCACGTGCGCGACCCCacttttttaattgaataatatcCTAGCTGTCTTTTTAATGTGTAAAGTCACTGTTAAATCTTTAATTTATGAGATTTACGTCATCCAGTGTGCGTCAGGGAAGAGAACGTAGTGTCTAGGCACTGTCCATGAAACGTGGCAGAAGGAGAGGGTCTccaattttttagtaaaactGTGAATATGATGGGAGTAATAGCGTAGTGAAGGGCGCATATGGGTAGATGTGTTCCGTCATGTTGACGGTTGTGATTGGTTTAGACGCATGGATGGCCAGCCGGTGCATTTCATCAAAGGTTGACTCCAGCTGCAGCACTTTGGTCCTTGtcgtctttttgtttttaatttaatagttAATACAAGTGTtcgaaaaaataattttacaaaatagtttttaatttttttttttatatttttaaatatatgtttttcaaatttttatttataatgctttatttttaattatttattatatttattattatatattatttttaaaataataatcagaaaatttaaaaaaaatattttacctgAAGTATAAATGTTGTAGGCAGTTGATTCAGCAACGCATACAAGGACTTAATTCTCATTATGGCAGCAATCAGAGTTGAAATTTAGATTTATCaactttttaaataacaaaaatccttcatattttgttttatctatttatataaacaagaaaaatcaacattccTTGCATCTCTCCATGGTTGAATCCAATCATAaaacaacaaaaggaaaaacaaaattaatctGATGAGTCAATTCTGGGATGCCCAGAAAAATTGGGaacaagaaaggaaagaaatgaacTTGGTGGATGAGGGCGCAGCATGAGGCTTGTAGTACTGATGCACTGCATCAAGGATTATCCTCAAGTGTCTTggtcaattgaaaaaaaaacaacttttaatgAGGCTGATTATTGATTGACATTTGACTATTTTCACATTTCATGGCATCTTCTTGAAGACAGTAGGCCCATCAGTGAAGTTTTATAGTTGATATACTCAGTGTAAACTGTTTGAATACACGTTTTGATTTCAAACTCTGAGGTATAAATTGAACTAGGTTCGTTTCCTGGCCCTTACTTCCAGCTTGCAGATAAGATTTTCGGAGATCAGAGATGGTGAGAAACCCATGCTATGATAAGTACGGCAGAAAGAAAGGAGCATGGAGtcctgaagaagatgagaaGTTAAGAGCTTATGTTCAAAGATATGGCCATTGGAACTGGCGAGAACTTCCCAGGTTTGCAGGTACGAAACCATTTTCTTTCCAGGAAAAATTTCCTAGGAACCAAAGATCAAAAGGGTTTGAAGTTGAAGGataatttttcttggtttttcctttccttttcacatttttcttgtATTGGAACGGCCCTTTCTTGGATTCCATCAATGAATTCTAATTTTGGTATTGGATTTCTTCAGGTCTCTCGAGATGTGGGAAGAGTTGCAGACTGCGATGGTTGAATTACCTGCGACCTAATGTTAAGCGAGGAAACTACAGCAAAGCAGAAGAAGAAACCATCAAGAAATTACACGAAGAGCTTGGGAACAAGTATGTTAAATCACAAGCTAGCTTTCGAAAATTTGAGAACTAGTAATGGTTTTAGAATCCTATATGGAGATCCCCTTAGTTTTTAGCTCTAATCTCTCACTAATATCCATTGCTATCGGGCATTCAATCCAAAGAAAATTACAGAAACATCTTtgcataaataatttttttcttttttctttttttctccctagAAAATGTTTAGTGATCAAATTTAAGTACTATACTAATGGTTCTAACTCATATATTTGTTCCCTTTCATTGATAGATGGTCTGCCATAGCGAAAAAACTACCAGGAAGAACTGACAATGAGATCAAGAACTACTGGCACACCCACCTGAAGAAAAGGGAGAGGCAAAATCCGGCCAAGTCTCAAGTGGTTCGGCAACCTCCTGGAACTTCAAAACGGGAGGGTGATGATCAGAAGAGAGAACTGGAATCAGAAAATATTCATGCAGATGCTCCATCTCACTATATTTTAGAAAGCTTCTCAACGTCCCCGGAATCAGAATCATCTTCCAGCGAGATCTCCACCTTGAGCTTTGATTATACGCCAGCTGTGAATGAAATGAACTGGTTTGCAGACGAGGGTATAGCTTCATCAGAGACATTTGCAGAACCCAATGAGAATTTCTGGACCGAACCATTCTTAACAGACGATTCCTACACCCAGTATTATTATCCACCCATTAACGCCTCTCTATATGACTCATACTGCGACAATGACACAGATCTGTTCCAGGATATTTGGTCAATAAGCTAGTTTGTTTAAGCTAGAGAGTCATATATATGTAACCAGGTATGTAGTTTACCCGTTTGGGTACTTCTGATCTATGGATTTGTGAAGAAAAGAATAGAGTGATTCGAGTTTTGATCATCTATGTTCAATTTTATAAGCTAAAGATGTACATACTTGTGTTTCAGATTAAGTTATGCCTAATTTTATGTGCTAATTAGCCTCCTGATCAGATTTTCGTCTTGTGTTTGGATCTGATATGCCTAATTTTGCCTTTTAAGTTCAGTTTTTTGGCCTTTCCTGGCCAATCTGGTCTTCATTATGAGGTTCTTCCATTGCTTGATCATGTGGAGGTTTCTGATTCTCAAGAACTTAATTGTATCAGAACTTTAAAGAAGCAtctcacaaaaaaaaactagggtTTCTACAAGAGAAGCCAAGGTCTAAAACATACAATGACAACATGAAATAATGAATTAATGGATCAAGAAGTAAACTGTTTCTAGCATCTATATGATGATCAAAAGAACAAAACTAGTTTGGATTACATTATAATGTTGAAATGAAGAACATGAATCTAATTAGAGTAGAAAGAAAAGTAATGGTCTGTTTGGAGAATTGATGTTCttaaaaaatgtcttttgaaCTTGGAAAACATGTCTGACAACTTTTTttctgaaaacaattttttgtttttgaaatttgttttcaaagtaTTTTGTAGAATATTCTaagaaatgattgaaaatatggagaatattttaaaaacttttcattATATGcatctttaaaacaaaaataaactgagaaaactgtttttcatatttagattCCTAAATAGAATTTTGCctttaaaaacaactaaaagctattttttaaaGACTCTCATTGAAAGCTATCGTTTTGAAAATCTTCAAAAGATCTTAAGGGTTGATTTGGaagttttcaaaacaaaaaacaaaaatttttagatattttatggaacaaaaatatgtttgaaaatttgaaatgttttcaactcgttttatatgtttttaatgtttgttaaaaataatttttatatgtgatatttcatttttaattattttcatagtaatataattatattttaaaataatcctaaaaaaagttaaaatgagtgaaaataattaaaatatgttgtcAAAAAAcacattgttttttaaaatggttatcAAAAAtctgttttgaaaataattgataatCAAAGAAGGTCTTTGTGAGTCCACATCTGTTTCTGTTTCTATTCTTGTGAATGCATATTCAAACCTACTGTAGAGTGGGAACTTAGACTAGAGAGGGGTATTTTTCCAGTCAATATACTCTAGAATCTTTTAATGTGTGGAAAAAGTAGCTTGGTTTACCAGTGGTCCTCCTTTTCCAAAAATGAATAGGACCCTGATCCGTTTTTAAAGTTAAAGTTAAACCCACTGAACTCAAGAAATCCAAGTTTTGAATTTACTATCATCAACTCAGAAATTAATGATGCATTAATTCATAATTACCATAAAAGAAATTAGACCGATATATTGTATGTTGGATTATGAAGCcgaaatcaattttattacaCTTCTCTGAATGCTTTTAAGATGTTGCGTGTTGGGCTTTCATATTCATATATACAGAGGTTTTTGAGAGTTTTACTATTAtacttatgttttttttttaattaatggaTTATATAGTGTTGGTacacttttatatttttcttaattttctactAGGTCTTGgttaagcatatatatatatatatatatggagatAGAAAGAAAGACCCAATAAATATAAGGTAATAAAATAACAGCAAAGCTTGGAAACAGGTACTGACAGGATCATATAGTACACAAAGAAATCTCTTTGAATAAAACAACATAGTTTGAGGAGGAGAGAATCCAAGAGTACTTCCAGTCCTTTGAGTAAAATTAAGACAATGTTATAGGAAAATCTGAGAGCTCTAGTACTTCCAAACAATGTACGTACCTACCTAGGATAATCAAAGATCAATAACCTAATCAAGAATTGTATATAGTTCTTCATCATCGATCGAATCATTTGTTTCCGACCCAGGATTATATGCTTTTGCCTCAATCAAACCCTGCCTTATGTTTAAAAGTATTTCTACCAGAAGTATTATGATCAATAAAAGTGTTACAACATGAAAGCACTTTCAGGATGATCACTTTTAAAAGGGAGGCCTTGAGGATTCCACGTTGGAGAACTATTTCAATAGAGTTGATTCCAAAAACAAATAGCTGGCAAAAGGCCTCATGGCCCATCCATGTGGGCTTTGACAAGGCCCATACTCATCGACCCCAGCATAGGAGAAATGAAGAGTAAATGCCAAAGCCATGGCCTTAGCTCCAGCGCAGAAGAAATATGAGTCCGTTTTGCAGTACTTTTAGAAGgtgattttaatataataagtatttgtaaaggaaaataaaacgcttgacaaaattttaaaaatattttaaaatatcatttataataggtcttagaaaatatttgataaatgatagttttaAAAGCACTTCTAAAAAGAAATACTTCTATCAAATCTAATAAACGAAtgcttatttttttacttaattctaactgaaaattaatttagtttaatattaaattcaacttaaatatttattttttttgttattttatttttgttaagtattaagtattaatagaataagagtttgtgttgatattgtgttttaattgtttcaaaatttatttttagcatttagtaaaaagttaaatattttgattttttttatttaatcaattttttttaaaaattaagtaataagtagaaaaaaaaaagttaaattaaaaaagCAAATACTATATAAGTGcatttgatattgtttttttttatttgaagtggttttagtgatttttggaaaaatcaCCTATGAAACGTTTCTCTAATAAGTAATATaagtggttttttattttttttttaaatttatcaaatattttatttttatttaaaaacactttttaggttgAAAGTGGCTTTTAAAAACACTCTTAAATacacttttcaaataaaacattatCAGACACTTTGAAGAAAGTGTATATCTCTTAAAAATAAACAGctccattaaaaacatttcaattgAAAACCCCTTCGACTAAGAACACTCCAAACACATTACATTGTAGAAAGAGCCGAGATGAGGAAGCTGCAGCCAAATCCCCACCCCTGCATTGATGAATTTTGGAAACTTATCATTGAGAACTACTCACTGCTTTTCTCTCTCGGATTTCATGTGACCTCTGCAGTGCAACCACCACTTAATGGCTCTCTGAACACCCTCAGCACTGCCCCTGAAATCAAGATTCTTCTCCACCCCAGCACAGCACTCGCGttcaatttattatttcatatggGCTTCTGCCCTCTTGTTGCAGATAGGAAAAAAAACCCATCATTTTTGTTCTAACATCAGATAATTTTGAGACCCCATAAACAACATGTCCAATAGCAATTCAGAAACCGTCttaaaaaaagtttctaaagATGGATTAGGtctgtttgacaaaatttaggctttgtttggtcactattttttaaaaatagtttttaaacaaaaatttatttggaacttaaaatgtttttaataatttttacattaaatactttatttttaattattatatatatttatataattattttataaattagcattcagaaagcaagtaaaaataatataaaatattttttaaaaacatcatattttgtggttttaaataaaaaacaaaaaacggtTTTTTACTACTTAGACCCTTaaggttttataatttttttaaaaaaaatcatttatagtatttgatgaagaaatagaatgatattttcaaaaacatttctaaattaagaaaacattttaactaaaaatgctttaaaaagAAAGCATATCAAACACTCCCGATTCTAACAATCTTGAAAGcttcaataataattaaatgttTGGTTAATCTTATTTTTAGTAGGTAGAAGCGCTTCTCAGCTAATTGTTTATTGTGTTTTGGTAGAAATGAATAATGAATGCTTGTTCATTGCACCAAGGCATAGACACCATGTCAGAACATATGTAAAATTGAGACAATGTTTGTCGCAAAATCAGAGGTGAGCGGAGCCCAAAGAATGTCTCTTTTTATATTCGTAGCTTCCGAGTCTGCCAGTCGCTCTTCAATGTAAACTTCTACCAGTTGTCCAGATGTTCATGGTTCCAAGAAGTGGTAGATACTCTTCATTTATTGAAAGCTCTTCAAATAACACCTCCTCTTGATCTCAACTTCTGTTTTCTGGCAACaatttttcaaaccaaaatgCAAAAACATTAGTGTATAACAGCAAATAAATCCCCCAGAATGattatattattcatattaataacaaaaaaattctatttaataaCGGACCGACCGAACACAAAATTCTACGCACATTATTGAACTCGAAAAATCATTCCGGGATGACCGGTGTGAGCTAATCATCAACTACTACCAATTAGAGTAGAAAAGAGATAGATTCCAATGTTTTTATCTAGAACCCTAATATGTAAAGTACCCACTTCTCTTCTAAGTCAAAGAGCCTTTTCTCTGAGGTATTTTATAATGCCATTATAGTTGTTTTTTGGTAGAGAAAATGGTGGCCAAGGGTGAAGTTTTCAAACCATAGTCCTTGAATTTCGAAGGACGATAGGTCAGACATGTAACTACTGTGTTCATAAATGTCAGAATTCAGtaccaacttttttttttttttttttttatcttcatttccAGTCATACCAGCTACCTGGCTCTGCTACAGCTTTCACCTACGCCATTCTAGATGCTACGTGTAGAAAAATGTGTGACAgcagaatataaaataaaaacaaaagaataataCCATTCCTATAAGCTATCTTGGCTGGCCTGATGGCCGTTGGTAGAGAAAAATCCCTATGGATCATGTTGCCATGGAAAATGGTCCCTTGTTGATTGATTTTTCATTGGCTCCCCCTCCTCGAACTTGGTCATTGTCCTTTAGACGAAACTTTGGAccttatatgaaaattaattgatatataaTAAGTGAAATAGATTAGAGTTATAATTAGGTTAGTCAATATAACTATTAAAACACAAGCTCATAATATGGTGTCTTCTAGCTCATAATtatcaatcataaaaaaaactccaaattaATATCTGAAATGGACCACTTCTTCACTAGCACAAGTCCGCTGATATaaaagaagcaaaaggaaaagaaagagagagagaagactAGATTATAATCATATTAAAACTAGAAAGATTATGAATGGGATTGTCTCATTCTCTGAATATTTAGGGGGAGAAATGAACAGGGGGAGTTCAGTGGTAGGGATAGGGAGATGGAGAGTGAAGAGTTATCGATGAACAGGAGTTTCGTGAGGAGCTTTAAGCTTTGTATTTAGTGCAAGGGGAATGGAAATTAATGGAGAAGTGGTCCTCAGCCCTTGTGCTGTTACTTTCTCTACTCTGAGCAGAGAGATTAGAGATATGAAAAGAGGGTCTAAATTTATGGGATAAAGAGATGTCATCGGGAGGCATTCAACATCTCTGCATTCAGCTCGTTAAAACCTTGATGACCAAGTGTATGTAGATACCTTTTGCTCACAAGTTTATTTATTGTTTACTCACCCTTTTGCCTTTTTGATCTTTTAGCTTATGCTTGGTTTCGGAAATCataaggaaaaaggaaagaaaataaagaaaaaataaataaataaaataaaatcatattaattatttttatatgttatttcaaatatatttaacttattataattatttgatataaagattaaataattaaaaaatacttccatttttaattaattttaattatatttaattatttttggtttttctatTACAcgatcaaatatgaaaataatatttttcttaacatttttttttcattttcttaatatttttctgaaatcaaacataacagtgtgtcaaagaaaatagttttctcatatttgattttagtgtaaaaaaatatgatttttttaaaaataaaattaaaattaattaaaaattcatatgtTTTCATATTATCTACTCTTTATATAtcagagttaaaataagtaaaacgaatttaaaaagtagaatataaaaataatttattaattttaaatttaatttttattttattttccttcacattttacTTCAATTTTTCTCGGAACCAAATATAACTATAAAGTTTTGTGAAAAGTAGGgaagaagaaattgaagatATTGAATTGGAGGAATAAAAGTGttaaattttgtgaagaatttttattataattgattaaaGGGGAgcatggatttttttattttctttgtctaGTAATTTTCTATGATGCAAACAGGCTCTTCGAgctagaaacactttttaatttGAACCTTTGAAACCTTTaagatggataatatttttgaaaatagttttaaaaaattcaatttttaagaatgattttgtaaacaattctattatgttttatagaataaaaatctatttaaaaacttaagaCGTTTACAATCCATTTTCTCGAGAATaagttcttaaaaatttatttatttttgttaaaattactAGAAGTGTTTTGGGgccaaaattttctatttctaataaaaatagaaaccctaaaaatatttttggattttctagGTGATAAGAAATGATATTTACATCATTAAAAGACTATATCTAAACAGCgaatgataataattttgatcgaaaaatcttaattatttttattttttagataaatatatTAGATTTAGATTTCACAAGTATGAGTTCaagctaaatatatatatatttggaaaaatcattttgcaaaaaggaaattattttattatcaaaacTATTATTCCCCCACTAAAATAAGAGATACAACAAAAAGAACCTCACTGGTAGGCATCGTCCTTgtttgattcctaagaaaacaaaagaaataaactctattttccctctctctcctctctctctttgctttttccCTTCTGGCAGGAGAGTAAAGAAGCCGTACTGAGAGATCATGCAACAGTGATTTGGTCTAATGACATttccatttctctctctttccctcttcttctctttgcttttcgtTCTTTGAACCCTCCAAACGAGGTCGTTGTCCAGTGGACCAACGATTAGCTGTTGATTCAGGAGGCCTCAGCTCTGTTATCCTTACAGAAATACACTGATTTTGCGTCTCTTCACGTCGCTCTCTGCTCCCATTGTGTGGCTCTTCTCACTCTCCGAGCTCAGGCAGTGCCGGTCCAGCACATTCACCGGCGAGCTCGAGCTCGAAACCACGCCGTATAAGCTGTCGAACTCCTTTATCTCCATTTCCCTCACTGCACTGTAGCAACACAGCATCTTttcctggaaaaaaaaaatcaggataATACAGTGAATAATttgggaaaaagaggaaaatgggAGCAGGGGAGAGGGGGCTGATTACTTTATTTACATATGGACAATTGGAAATTGCGGTCATGAAGCACGGGAATTGGAGTGGGAAGAGCTCGTGGCAGGCGTAGAGGAGGGTCGATGCGGCGATGATGGATGGCTTGAACTGCAAAAGCTTGATTTCTgcaacaaaaatggaaaatttttgttaatgGGGTTTTGGATGTTTGTGTTTTTGGGTTGTGAATGGGGTTTTTCGTATGATACCCTTTTGGGATTTGAGGATGATCTCTATGACTCGAGCTTTGAGAGCTTCCAGCAATGGCGGGTCTTTGAGTTTGAATAAGGAGATGAAGAAGGAGATGAAGGAGAAGGGAGTGACTGAGCGCATTCGCCATTTCAAGGCTCCGAGAACAAGAATCTCCATCCGCATTATCGTCTCTGAATCGAAGATGAAGCCTCCTTCGCCCTATTCAGAAACACCCAAAACGGTGACGTTGAGTGATCATCGGAGAGAAGGAGatgaaaaatgagattgaaCTGCGATTTTACCTGGAAATCTGCGAGGGAAAACTCTGTTTTCTTCATCTTTGCAGCCAGAGAAACGCAAGAGACAGCAAGAAGCCTAAGGATCCATGGCTTTTCACTCTGCAAAATCTATCAAAATCTATTAGATCTTGTAACGATCCAAACCATTGCTGGGTAAGGATCAACCAAagtacttttctttcttttaaggCAAAAATATTGCATTCGTTTTAGCGCTGGAAAACCAAAAAAGCACTGCCTCAAAAGCCGAACATGTCATGAAAACACAGTTCCCAAACATTTTCTCGCACAAGAACAGAAAAGAAAACGATAGAAAATACGCATCTTTAC comes from the Vitis vinifera cultivar Pinot Noir 40024 chromosome 12, ASM3070453v1 genome and includes:
- the LOC100246003 gene encoding transcription factor MYB15, encoding MVRNPCYDKYGRKKGAWSPEEDEKLRAYVQRYGHWNWRELPRFAGLSRCGKSCRLRWLNYLRPNVKRGNYSKAEEETIKKLHEELGNKWSAIAKKLPGRTDNEIKNYWHTHLKKRERQNPAKSQVVRQPPGTSKREGDDQKRELESENIHADAPSHYILESFSTSPESESSSSEISTLSFDYTPAVNEMNWFADEGIASSETFAEPNENFWTEPFLTDDSYTQYYYPPINASLYDSYCDNDTDLFQDIWSIS
- the LOC100251144 gene encoding putative cyclin-D6-1 isoform X1 — encoded protein: MEFDLENPLTSSQDLHSHAVASLFQAENHHMPSIDYCGSLDSVDCDVSFRRQAISSILQMSSSFDPFLSYLAINYLDRFLSRSEMPILQSEKPWILRLLAVSCVSLAAKMKKTEFSLADFQGEGGFIFDSETIMRMEILVLGALKWRMRSVTPFSFISFFISLFKLKDPPLLEALKARVIEIILKSQKEIKLLQFKPSIIAASTLLYACHELFPLQFPCFMTAISNCPYVNKEKMLCCYSAVREMEIKEFDSLYGVVSSSSSPVNVLDRHCLSSESEKSHTMGAESDVKRRKISVFL
- the LOC100251144 gene encoding putative cyclin-D6-1 isoform X2, whose protein sequence is MEFDLENPLTSSQDLHSHAVASLFQAENHHMPSIDYCGSLDSVDCDVSFRRQAISSILQMSSSFDPFLSYLAINYLDRFLSRSEMPSEKPWILRLLAVSCVSLAAKMKKTEFSLADFQGEGGFIFDSETIMRMEILVLGALKWRMRSVTPFSFISFFISLFKLKDPPLLEALKARVIEIILKSQKEIKLLQFKPSIIAASTLLYACHELFPLQFPCFMTAISNCPYVNKEKMLCCYSAVREMEIKEFDSLYGVVSSSSSPVNVLDRHCLSSESEKSHTMGAESDVKRRKISVFL